From Penaeus chinensis breed Huanghai No. 1 chromosome 43, ASM1920278v2, whole genome shotgun sequence, a single genomic window includes:
- the LOC125048342 gene encoding uncharacterized protein LOC125048342: protein MSARTECKADSIGPLSPDCPDTEINQFYQQLEDTLRSSPKKDTHIVMGDWNAKIGNDNTGFEQAMGNHGFGSQNERGLMLLEFAIKYNLYICNSRFQQKDCRKWTWTSPFGLYHNMINMSASSLRPTLHTRSNQKETESLKNNTIQHSFQTALEDKLSQLNTNTEDINKYASDIYSALNTTIEETIPTARKPRKAWISEETLILADKKRKIKNTITTSNNNRDEYRKICNEVRKAARQDKEKWLEHQCKQIEQSAQEKKSRATYQLIKDPNCKHQPRQLTIKDSNGTILQTKEEVLSRWTSYCETLYKSNLDDRSRIQELDEISPPLDDTEDLILIDEVRKAIKQLKHHKSPGTDGIVGEILQAGGGALVTHIHRLCNEAWKKEQIPEEWT from the exons ATGTCAGCAAGAACAGAATGCAAAGCCGACTCAATAGGCCCCCTAAGCC CAGACTGTCCTGACACCGAAATCAACCAATTCTACCAACAGCTTGAAGACACACTACGTTCCTCACCGAAGAAAGACACGCACATCGTCATGGGTGATTGGAATGCAAAGATTGGAAATGACAACACCGGTTTCGAACAAGCAATGGGAAACCATGGGTTTGGCAGTCAGAACGAACGTGGCCTTATGCTACTTGAATTTGCAATCAAGTACAACCTATACATTTGCAATTCTCGATTCCAACAGAAAGACTGCAGAAAGTGGACATGGACATCACCCTTTGGCTTGTACCACAATATGATTAACATG TCTGCATCAAGTTTAAGACCAACACTACACACAAGATCAAACCAAAAAGAGACAGAGTCGCTCAAGAATAACACCATCCAACACTCTTTCCAAACTGCCCTTGAAGACAAACTCAGCCAACTTAACACCAATACTGAAGACATCAACAAGTATGCATCTGACATTTATTCCGCTCTGAACACAACAATCGAAGAAACAATACCGACAGCACGCAAACCTCGCAAAGCTTGGATTTCGGAGGAGACACTTATACTAGCTGATAAGAAACGCAAGATCAAGAACACCATAACAACATCAAATAACAACCGTGATGAATACAGGAAAATATGCAATGAAGTTAGAAAGGCAGCtagacaagacaaagaaaaatggtTAGAACACCAATGCAAGCAGATCGAGCAAAGTGcacaagagaagaaaagtaggGCTACCTACCAACTCATAAAAGACCCTAACTGCAAACACCAACCAAGACAACTTACGATCAAAGATTCTAATGGTACCATCCTTCAAACCAAAGAAGAAGTCCTCAGCCGCTGGACCTCTTACTGTGAGACACTCTACAAATCAAATCTAGATGATCGATCCAGGATACAAGAGCTAGATgaaatctcccctcccctcgacgACACAGAAGACCTCATACTCATTGATGAAGTCCGGAAAGCCATCAAACAACTTAAACATCACAAAAGCCCAGGAACAGATGGTATTGTCGGCGAAATTCTACAGGCTGGCGGAGGAGCGCTTGTAACTCATATACATAGACTATGCAATGAAGCCTGGAAGAAAGAACAAATTCCAGAAGAATGGACATAA